The window GAAGAACTGGGCGGCACGCTGAGCGGGGTCGTGCGCGACGGCAGCGTCGGTGCGGCGGGCAAGCTGCTGTTCGCCTGGGAATCCCCCACGCTGGCGGAAGTGGTACGTGACATCAACAAGTTCAGCAACAACGTCATGGCGCGCCAGCTCTTTCTCACGCTGGGGGCGGAGGCGATGGGACCCCCCGCTACTCCCGAAAAATCCTCCCGTGCGATCCGCCAATGGCTGGACCAGAAGGGGCTGTCCTTCCCGGAGCTCGTGCTGGAGAACGGCTCGGGGCTGTCGCGCGTCGAACGCATCTCGGCACGGCATCTGGGCGAGGTACTCACTGCCGCTTATCGCAGCCCTGTCATGCCCGAACTGATGGCCTCGCTGCCGGTGGCGGCGGTCGACGGCACGATGCGCAAGCGGCTCCGGGGCGGGGGCGTCGCCGGCCAAGCCCACCTCAAGACCGGGTCACTCGACGGCGTGAAGAGCGTCGCCGGCTACGTGCTGGACGCGCAGGGGCGCCGCATGGTGGTGGTCTGCATCGTGAACCATGTCGGGACGAATATTGCTGCCGGTGTGCTGCAGGATGCGCTGCTGAGCTGGGTCTATCAGAGACCCTGAGGCGTGGATTCCCGGAACCGCTTCGAAACCCCGCGGCCGGCGCGTGGTCTTATCGACGTCCGTCAAGCGCTGCAGTTTGCGCGCGACAGTCAATGGAATATTATTTCAGTTGTATGCACGCGCGCTTCTTGCAGTGAGCCAAAGAAAGATGAACAAGCTGAAGCTGGTCGCAGCCGTTCTTGCGGCGCTGGCTACCCTCCCGGTGACCTTGGTGGCGAGGGCCGACGACAGTCCTGCCGACCCCTCGGCGTGGGGCTCCTATCGCGGATTGCGCGTACCGTCCTCGGGCAGCGAGTTCCGGTTGCCGCGCAGTCTGCTGTCGGCGGAGCCCAAGAGCAGTTTCACGGTCGATGCGGCGGGCGCGAACAACGAGGGCGGCATGCTTCGTTTCCACTATTCGCCGAGCTTCAGGGATGCCGCCAAGGAGTCGAGCTTGAAGGCGGCGCAGTCTGCCGTCGGCGGACGCAGCGGGTTTTCGCTCTACGGCCAGCTGGGCGATCCGCGCTTCGGCCTGAAAGGCGTCGACGGCGTCGCGGGGCTCGTGCCTTCCGACCGGCCCGGCGGCTTCATCCTCGATCCGCAGCGGGACTTCCGGCGCAATCCGGGCGTCTCGCTGGGAGTTGGCTACGACTTCTGAGAGCCCCAGTCCAAATCGTTCGAAGGCCCGCTCGAGCGGGCCTTTCTATTTCTGGCTGGGATCCAGCCCGAGATCACCCCAGATCGCATCGATCCGCGCTTTGACCGTCTCGTCCATGCGGATCGGCGTGCCCCAGTTGCGACCGGTCTCACCCGACCACTTGTTGGTGGCGTCGATGCCCATTTTCGAGCCCAGGCCGGAGACGGGGCTGGCGAAATCCAGGTAATCGATCGGGGTATTCTCCACCAGCACGGTGTCCCGTGCCGGGTCGACGCGGGTGGTCAACGCCCAGATCACTTCCTTCCAGTCCCGGACATCGACGTCGTCGTCGACGACGACGATGAACTTCGTGTACATGAACTGCCGGAGGAAGGACCACACGCCGAACATCACCCGCTTGGCGTGACCGGGGTACTGCTTCCTCATGCTGACGACGGCGAGCCGATAGGAGCAACCCTCGGGCGGCAGATAGAAGTCGCTGATCTCGGTGAACTGCTTCTGCAGCACTGGCACGAACACCTCGTTCAGCGCAACACCGAGCATGGCAGGCTCGTCGGGTGGTTTGCCCGTATAGGTGCTGTGATAGATCGGGTCCGGCCGCATCGTGATGCGCGTCAGCGAAAACACCGGAAACCGCTCCTGCTCGTTGTAGTAGCCGGTGTGGTCGCCGAACGGTCCTTCGAGCGCCGTGTCGTCCGGCCGGATCTCGCCTTCGAGGACGATCTCGCTCGATGCCGGCACCTGCAGTTCCGATCCGATGCATTTCACGAGCTCGGTCTTGGAGCCGCGCAGGAGCCCGGCGAACTGGTACTCCGAAAGCGTATCGGGCACCGGGGTGACGGCACCCAGCATGGTCGCCGGGTCCGCACCCAGGGCGACCGCGATCGGGAAGGGCTCGCCGGGATGCGCCAGACAATGGTCGCGGAAATCGAGCGCGCCGCCGCGATGGGCGAGCCAGCGCATGATGACCCGGTTCGGACCGATCACCTGCTGGCGGTAGATGCCCAGATTCTGCCGTGGCTTGTGCGGGCCGCGGGTGACCACCAGTCCCCAGGTGATGAGGCGTCCGGCGTCGCCCGGCCAGCAGGTCTGGATCGGCAGCCGGCCAAGATCGACGTCACTGCCTTCCCAGACGACTTCCTGACACGGCGCGCGGCTGACCTCCTTCGGCGCCATGTTGAGCACCTGCTTCAGCACCGGGAGCTTGTCCCAGGCGTCCTTCAGCCCCTTCGGCGGTTCCGGTTCCTTGAGATACGCCAGCAGCTTGCCGACTTCGCGCAGCGCCGCCACCGACTCCTCGCCCATGCCGAAGGCAACCCGCCGTGCGGCACCGAAGAGGTTGGCGAGCACCGGCGTCGTGTGCCCCTTGGGATGCTCGAAGAGGATCGCCGGTCCCCCCGCGCGCAGCACGCGATCGCAGATCTCCGTCATCTCCAAGTACGGGTCGACTTCGACCGCGATGCGTTTCAGCTCGCCCTTGCGTTCGAGCTGTTCGATGAAGTCGCGGAGGTCGCGGTAGCGCATGCCGGCGTGACGGGGTCAGTCCCGCGCCAGGTAGTCGAGCGCGATGCCGACGAACACCGCGGCGCCCACCCAGTTGTTGTGCAGGAACGCCTTGAAGCAGCGTGCGGGATCGCGGTCGTGGATGAGGCAATACTGATGGGCGACGAGACCTGCAGCGACGACAAGCCCGCCGAACCACAGGAAGCCACGGCCGAGGGATGCGCCCACGGCGGCGAGCAGGCCGAGAAAGAGCGCGTGCGAGGCCATGATCGCCGCCACGTCGAAGCGGCCGAAGGTGATCGCCGCGGTCCGGATGCCGATCTTGAGATCGTCTTCGCGGTCGACCATGGCGTATTCGGTGTCGTACGCGATCGACCAGAAGACGTTGGCGACGAGCAGCACCCACGCCAGCGCCGGCACCGTTCCGGTCAGCGCCGCGAATGCCATCGGGATGCCAAAGCCGAAGGCGATGCCGAGATACGCCTGCGGCAGAGGAAAGAACCGCTTCGTGAACGGATAGGAGGCCGCCAGCAGCACGGCCACGAGCGACAGCGCGATGACGAGACGCCCGAAGGGCAGAACGAGCACGAAGGCAACGAGCGCGAGTCCCGCCGCCAGCGTGAGGGCTTCCCGTGCCGAGACCTTGCCTGCCGCCAGCGGACGGTTGCGCGTGCGGGCCACGTGCGGATCGAAATCGCGATCCGCGAAATCGTTCACCGCACACCCGGCCGAGCGCATGAGCACCGTGCCGACGATGAAGACGAGGACGGTCGCGGCGTCCGGCCGCCCTTCCCCGGCGATCCACAACCCCCACAGCGTCGGCCACAGCAGAAGCAGGATGCCGATCGGACGGTCGAGCCGCAGCAGCCGCTGGTAGTGCCCGAGACGTTCGCCGAGCGTCACCGGGGCAGCTCCAGAATCGTCGGCAGGAACACCTCCGTCACCATGAGCGGAACTGCCTCGCGCAGGAAGATCGAGCGCCGCGCCCACAACACGTTCGGACGCAGTTCCAGCCGCGCCGTAGCGCATTCGAACAGCGGGTGGTGGCGTCCGATCGCGCGAAACGCGAGCGGCGTGCGCTCGATGCGCGGATCAGCGAACAAGGCCGCTCCGAGTGGTCGCGCCCCCAGACCGCCGACCCAGCGCCACGGACCCTTCAGCCCCCCGCGGCGGACCACGCTGTGCGCAAAGACGACCGGTGTGTCCGCGCAGCAGAGAAACACCTCGCGCGTCGTCAGCCATTCGCCGGCACGCGCGCGCAGCAGCCAGCGCTCGTCGCTCAGGCTCGGGCGCAGCACCTGGCGCACCGGCTGCAGCTGGAATGCAGCACAGCGTTCCTGCAGGCGGCGCGTGAGCGATCCGCGGTCCACCAGCCACGGGTGGTAGCTCTTGGCATGGGGCGGTACGTACGGCAGCCATCCGGCGAGCGCAGCGGGGTTGTTCAAAGGGATTCGGCGGAAAAGTCTCGATTATGCCAAAGCTGTCGCGGATACCTGCCGCGCGGGCAAGAGGTGCTCCGCACCGCCGCCTCATGCCTTCAGGTAGTCGTGGCGCCCCGGAAACCACCGCTCGAGATGGCGCTCGGCGAGTTCGGGGTGACGCCGCAGCAATGCGTCGGCAACGTCGCGCGCAGCGGCGACGAGATCGGCGTCGGTGTCGAGATCGGCGAAGCGCAACAGCGGCAGGCCGCTCTGGCGCGCGCCGAGAAACTCACCGGGGCCGCGCAGCGCGAGGTCGCGACGCGCGATCTCGAAGCCGTCGCTCTGTTCGTAGACGATCTTCATGCGCTCGCGCGCCTGCGGCGACAAGGGCCTCTGATAGAGCAGGATGCACACGCCGGCGGCCGTGCCGCGGCCGACACGCCCGCGCAGCTGGTGCAGCTGGGCGAGTCCCATGCGTTCCGCGTGCTCGATCACCATGAGCGTTGCGTTCGCCACGTCGACGCCGACCTCGATGACCGTGGTCGCGACCAGGAGCTGCACGGCGTTGCCCTGAAAGGCATCCATCACCGCGGCCTTCTCCGCCGGCGGCAGGCGACCGTGCACGAGGCCGACGCGAAGCTCCGGGAACGCCTGCCGTACCCACTCGAACGTTTCCAGCGCCGTCTTGAGCTGCAGCGCTTCCGATTGCTCGATCAGCGGACATACCCAGTACGCCTGGCCGCCGGCAACACAGGCATCGCGCACGCGCGCAATCACGGCGTCACGCTTGCGCTCGTCGACGAGCTTGGTCACCACCGGCGTTCGGCCCGGCGGCAGTTCGTCGATCACCGACACATCGAGGTCCGCGTAGTAGCTCATCGCCAGCGTGCGCGGAATCGGCGTCGCGCTCATCATGAGCTGGTGCGGCTGCAGGCCCGCGCGCTGCTCTCCCTTCTTGCGCAGGTTGAGGCGTTGCTGCACGCCGAAACGATGTTGTTCATCGACGATGGCAAGCCCGAGGTTGGCGAATGTCACGGCGTCCTGGAAGAGCGCATGGGTGCCGACGGCCACCGCGCACTCGCCGCTTTCGATGGTGGCGATCGCGGC is drawn from Betaproteobacteria bacterium and contains these coding sequences:
- the ubiD gene encoding 4-hydroxy-3-polyprenylbenzoate decarboxylase, which codes for MRYRDLRDFIEQLERKGELKRIAVEVDPYLEMTEICDRVLRAGGPAILFEHPKGHTTPVLANLFGAARRVAFGMGEESVAALREVGKLLAYLKEPEPPKGLKDAWDKLPVLKQVLNMAPKEVSRAPCQEVVWEGSDVDLGRLPIQTCWPGDAGRLITWGLVVTRGPHKPRQNLGIYRQQVIGPNRVIMRWLAHRGGALDFRDHCLAHPGEPFPIAVALGADPATMLGAVTPVPDTLSEYQFAGLLRGSKTELVKCIGSELQVPASSEIVLEGEIRPDDTALEGPFGDHTGYYNEQERFPVFSLTRITMRPDPIYHSTYTGKPPDEPAMLGVALNEVFVPVLQKQFTEISDFYLPPEGCSYRLAVVSMRKQYPGHAKRVMFGVWSFLRQFMYTKFIVVVDDDVDVRDWKEVIWALTTRVDPARDTVLVENTPIDYLDFASPVSGLGSKMGIDATNKWSGETGRNWGTPIRMDETVKARIDAIWGDLGLDPSQK
- the ubiA gene encoding 4-hydroxybenzoate octaprenyltransferase, translated to MTLGERLGHYQRLLRLDRPIGILLLLWPTLWGLWIAGEGRPDAATVLVFIVGTVLMRSAGCAVNDFADRDFDPHVARTRNRPLAAGKVSAREALTLAAGLALVAFVLVLPFGRLVIALSLVAVLLAASYPFTKRFFPLPQAYLGIAFGFGIPMAFAALTGTVPALAWVLLVANVFWSIAYDTEYAMVDREDDLKIGIRTAAITFGRFDVAAIMASHALFLGLLAAVGASLGRGFLWFGGLVVAAGLVAHQYCLIHDRDPARCFKAFLHNNWVGAAVFVGIALDYLARD
- a CDS encoding chorismate lyase → MPYVPPHAKSYHPWLVDRGSLTRRLQERCAAFQLQPVRQVLRPSLSDERWLLRARAGEWLTTREVFLCCADTPVVFAHSVVRRGGLKGPWRWVGGLGARPLGAALFADPRIERTPLAFRAIGRHHPLFECATARLELRPNVLWARRSIFLREAVPLMVTEVFLPTILELPR